In a genomic window of Methanosarcina horonobensis HB-1 = JCM 15518:
- the nikR gene encoding nickel-responsive transcriptional regulator NikR gives MEKKLMRIGVSLPGDLLDKFDKTLMKRGYSSRSEGIRDAIRTYNQHYEWMQQIRGSRAATISIVYDCSKKGVTSTLAAIQHEYMDMINSSVHFHMEGSLCFEVIILAGEGEKIVELAQRILSIKGVKHSRLTTVPEERKE, from the coding sequence ATGGAAAAGAAGCTTATGAGAATAGGAGTTTCCCTACCAGGGGACCTTCTGGACAAATTTGACAAAACACTTATGAAAAGAGGGTATTCCTCTCGTTCGGAAGGGATCAGAGATGCCATAAGGACATATAATCAGCACTATGAGTGGATGCAGCAGATAAGGGGTTCAAGAGCTGCAACAATTTCTATTGTATATGACTGCTCAAAGAAAGGAGTAACAAGTACTCTGGCAGCAATTCAGCACGAGTATATGGATATGATAAACTCTTCAGTACATTTCCATATGGAAGGAAGTCTCTGTTTTGAAGTTATAATCCTTGCAGGGGAAGGAGAAAAAATAGTAGAGCTTGCCCAGAGAATCCTGAGTATAAAAGGAGTTAAACATTCAAGACTGACAACTGTACCTGAAGAAAGGAAAGAGTGA
- a CDS encoding GNAT family N-acetyltransferase, whose translation MLRDTIGGFILNEWKHIDKENIVPVDETMLSEILRIQAEGFDSKNQKKLLKYSKKLRKIFYVIKKQDRIAGYCIYYLKPELSFKGLKKKSVIYSIAIDKEFRGMGYGRKLLEESIKEMKLNGVSSTLLYVNVNNTLAIRLYKKMGFKIIKKIEGICGQKEECYIMELKLT comes from the coding sequence TTGCTGCGAGATACTATCGGTGGTTTCATCCTTAATGAATGGAAACATATTGACAAGGAAAATATTGTACCTGTAGATGAAACTATGCTTTCTGAGATTCTTAGAATTCAGGCAGAGGGATTTGATAGTAAGAATCAGAAAAAACTTCTGAAGTACTCTAAGAAACTAAGAAAAATCTTCTACGTAATTAAAAAACAGGATAGGATTGCAGGTTACTGTATATACTACCTGAAACCGGAACTTTCGTTCAAAGGGCTGAAAAAGAAATCCGTAATTTACTCAATTGCAATTGACAAAGAATTCAGAGGAATGGGTTACGGAAGGAAGCTTCTTGAAGAAAGTATAAAGGAGATGAAGCTTAATGGCGTATCCTCTACTCTCCTGTACGTAAATGTAAACAATACTCTTGCCATAAGACTGTATAAAAAAATGGGTTTTAAAATAATCAAAAAAATAGAAGGCATATGTGGCCAGAAAGAAGAGTGCTATATAATGGAGTTAAAACTTACCTGA
- a CDS encoding peptidylprolyl isomerase: protein MAIQKGDFIKLNYTGRFEDGRIFDTTDEELAKQEEIFNPRGLYGGDVVIVGAGHTIEGLDEDLEGKEAGYSGTVSIPPEKAFGPSNPKLVETVSITKLPDRNVHPGMPVEIDGRRGVVSRVIGRRVTVDYNSPLAGKTVTYEYAIEKLLEDDVEKIQGLLALYTGIRDMEVEIADGVAKINVPTGLTFNQRWLMAKNRVASELFKYAGLKEVQLIEKLTAEAEVPAPAEPEVKAEPEAEEEPSESQE, encoded by the coding sequence ATGGCAATCCAGAAAGGCGATTTCATAAAGTTAAACTACACAGGTAGATTTGAGGATGGCAGGATTTTTGATACAACAGACGAAGAACTTGCCAAGCAAGAAGAGATCTTTAACCCTCGCGGACTTTATGGCGGAGACGTCGTTATTGTCGGGGCAGGGCACACCATTGAGGGCCTTGACGAAGACCTTGAAGGAAAGGAAGCCGGTTACTCTGGAACAGTTTCAATCCCGCCGGAGAAGGCATTCGGTCCGAGCAATCCCAAGCTCGTAGAGACAGTTTCCATAACAAAGCTCCCGGACAGAAACGTTCATCCGGGCATGCCTGTAGAAATTGACGGCAGGAGAGGAGTTGTCAGCAGGGTTATCGGCCGCAGGGTTACTGTAGACTATAACAGCCCTCTAGCAGGTAAGACCGTTACCTACGAATACGCTATTGAAAAGCTTCTTGAAGACGATGTGGAGAAAATACAGGGTCTTCTCGCCCTCTATACCGGCATTCGTGACATGGAAGTAGAAATAGCTGACGGAGTTGCAAAGATCAATGTCCCGACAGGCCTGACCTTCAACCAGCGCTGGCTCATGGCAAAGAACAGGGTTGCATCCGAACTCTTCAAGTACGCCGGCCTTAAAGAAGTCCAGCTTATCGAAAAACTCACAGCCGAAGCTGAAGTCCCTGCACCAGCAGAGCCTGAGGTCAAGGCTGAACCCGAAGCTGAAGAAGAGCCTTCGGAATCCCAGGAATAA
- a CDS encoding COG1361 S-layer family protein, whose translation MKFTLPEKDPGAVKARVKISRFRVVLLLIAALICLLTAPASAVVISGDTHLQVEVSEITPNPARPGEDLLIKINIENTGDEPAENVIIGIEELDPFIFKYSASGVYGSGTNTERTFRIEQIRQRSKVELDFHFRVSSEAKSGVYQLEFTIKDDGGTSFSRRIPIRVEGNPDLVLVGTEIFPANEDNSSSGALIPGEEFYLRTTVKNAGNGNAKNVRVILDLNSSSPMIPLQDNVFFLENLSAGSSENLSFKLLLGSNAGVQPYIIPLRITASNEAETLQINKSQEIGVNVLNRAKINIASLKFDPEMPERGQRVSMILRLENVGEGEARFVKARLEGLEGSGSTDAFLGRLEKDDDAPAVFTFIPQKAGEQEVTLLVEYEDDFGDHRLSEDLKFNVIRTHDSIFPFVLVAVLVLAVALLYLKKKVNSKGKL comes from the coding sequence ATGAAGTTCACCTTACCAGAAAAAGACCCGGGAGCTGTAAAGGCAAGAGTAAAAATATCACGCTTTAGAGTTGTACTGCTTTTGATAGCTGCCCTGATTTGCCTCCTGACAGCTCCGGCATCTGCAGTTGTCATTTCGGGAGACACACATCTTCAAGTTGAGGTCTCGGAAATAACCCCTAACCCTGCAAGACCCGGAGAAGACCTGCTTATAAAAATCAATATAGAAAATACCGGTGACGAGCCGGCAGAGAACGTGATAATAGGAATTGAAGAACTTGACCCTTTTATCTTTAAGTACAGCGCATCAGGCGTGTACGGCTCAGGAACAAATACGGAACGCACTTTTCGAATTGAACAGATAAGACAACGTTCGAAGGTCGAACTGGACTTTCATTTCAGAGTAAGCTCAGAAGCAAAATCGGGAGTTTACCAGCTTGAGTTTACTATCAAAGACGATGGCGGAACAAGCTTTTCAAGAAGGATTCCTATACGTGTGGAGGGAAACCCTGATCTTGTGCTTGTAGGCACTGAAATCTTTCCTGCAAATGAGGATAATTCTTCTTCAGGAGCTCTCATCCCTGGAGAGGAATTCTACCTCAGGACCACAGTTAAGAACGCAGGAAACGGGAATGCAAAAAATGTCCGTGTGATTCTTGATCTGAACAGCTCTTCACCCATGATTCCCCTTCAGGATAACGTCTTTTTCCTTGAGAACCTGAGTGCTGGAAGCTCTGAAAACCTGTCGTTCAAGCTCCTTTTAGGGAGCAATGCAGGTGTGCAGCCTTACATAATTCCTCTCCGGATAACCGCCTCAAACGAAGCTGAAACCCTTCAGATCAATAAATCCCAGGAAATCGGAGTAAATGTGCTGAACAGGGCAAAAATCAATATTGCAAGCCTGAAGTTTGATCCTGAAATGCCTGAGAGAGGGCAGCGGGTTTCCATGATCCTGCGACTTGAAAACGTAGGAGAAGGAGAAGCCCGTTTTGTGAAAGCCAGACTAGAAGGGCTTGAAGGAAGTGGCAGCACAGACGCTTTTTTAGGACGGCTTGAAAAGGATGACGACGCCCCTGCGGTTTTTACCTTTATTCCTCAAAAGGCAGGAGAACAGGAGGTTACCCTGCTTGTTGAGTATGAGGACGATTTTGGAGATCACCGGCTCAGTGAGGATCTGAAGTTCAATGTCATCAGAACGCACGATAGTATTTTTCCGTTTGTACTGGTGGCAGTCCTTGTTCTTGCAGTTGCACTCCTTTATCTGAAAAAAAAGGTAAACTCTAAAGGTAAACTCTAA
- a CDS encoding ACT domain-containing protein: MYETKKLTLNIFEGRFSILRLEKDFEVPAWVYESSFFSITRTYEELSIVCQESNIPANVPANIRAERDWSCLKVEGLLDFGLTGILAGISRVLAENKVSIFAVSTYDTDYILVKERDLELSVRVLKDKGYEFKSP, from the coding sequence CTGTATGAAACAAAAAAGCTCACTTTAAACATCTTTGAAGGCAGGTTCAGCATTTTAAGGCTGGAAAAAGACTTTGAAGTGCCTGCATGGGTATATGAGAGTAGCTTTTTCTCGATTACGCGAACCTATGAAGAACTTTCGATTGTCTGCCAGGAAAGTAATATTCCTGCAAATGTTCCTGCCAATATCCGGGCTGAAAGGGATTGGAGCTGCCTGAAAGTGGAGGGCCTTCTTGACTTCGGGCTTACAGGTATCCTTGCAGGAATCAGCAGGGTACTGGCAGAGAACAAGGTAAGCATATTCGCGGTCTCGACATATGATACCGATTATATCCTGGTAAAGGAAAGAGATCTGGAACTTTCAGTAAGGGTCCTTAAAGATAAAGGCTACGAATTCAAAAGTCCCTAA
- a CDS encoding tyrosine-type recombinase/integrase, whose protein sequence is MYGKNLSLEYGIRDLPETTLLNDFLLDCSVRNFSPRTIQSYKSNLKYFLSRHSVQINPDDLKNFLIHIRDKKHYSPSTVGNYFAALSSFYDWLEWEGVIEKNIVPQFRKRYLRYYKEQRHEERQLINLEQMRALIDSAEWVGFKSMFIFFAKTGIRRQELIDLDLKDLYLENRYAILKPHAKRSNRVVFFDNECAQVLEAWLSWRQENKIRNKALFLGTHGSRINRDTVYDVTTEHAQSLGFHNPAGRLNEKFTPHCFRHFFTTWLRRSGCPRSIIQELRGDARKEAIDIYDHITQAELKESYIKYIPLLNIKI, encoded by the coding sequence ATGTACGGTAAAAATCTGTCTTTAGAATATGGTATTCGGGATCTTCCAGAAACGACACTTTTAAACGATTTTTTACTTGATTGCTCAGTAAGAAACTTTTCTCCTCGGACAATTCAGTCCTACAAAAGCAATCTAAAATATTTCCTCTCTCGTCATTCTGTCCAAATCAACCCGGACGACTTAAAAAATTTCCTCATCCATATCCGGGACAAAAAACACTATTCTCCTTCTACTGTCGGAAACTATTTTGCTGCTCTCTCTTCCTTCTATGACTGGCTTGAATGGGAAGGAGTAATCGAAAAAAACATAGTCCCACAATTCAGGAAACGGTACTTAAGATACTATAAAGAGCAGAGGCACGAAGAGCGCCAATTAATCAACTTGGAACAAATGCGGGCCCTGATCGATTCAGCTGAATGGGTAGGCTTCAAATCAATGTTTATCTTTTTTGCAAAAACAGGAATCCGCAGGCAGGAATTAATAGACCTTGACCTCAAAGATCTCTATCTTGAGAATAGGTATGCAATCCTAAAGCCTCATGCAAAACGAAGCAACAGAGTAGTATTCTTTGACAACGAATGCGCTCAGGTCCTTGAAGCCTGGCTATCCTGGCGCCAGGAAAACAAAATAAGGAACAAAGCTCTTTTTCTCGGCACACATGGCTCCCGGATCAACCGAGATACTGTCTATGACGTCACAACAGAACACGCCCAAAGCTTAGGCTTTCACAACCCTGCAGGCCGATTGAATGAAAAATTTACACCGCACTGCTTCAGACACTTTTTCACTACATGGCTCCGGCGCTCTGGCTGCCCTCGCTCAATCATTCAAGAGCTCCGGGGAGATGCAAGAAAAGAAGCAATCGACATCTACGACCACATCACCCAGGCAGAACTAAAAGAAAGCTATATAAAATATATTCCACTTTTGAATATAAAAATATAA
- a CDS encoding alanine/glycine:cation symporter family protein: MELLGMNLLDTLTRIDELIWGLPLLVLLVGTGIFLTWRLGLIQIFRLPLALRYVLNSRKAEIGVQGDVSSFAALSTALSATIGTGNIVGVATAIKTGGPGALFWMFLAAFFGMSTMYSEALLAVKYRTVDANGQMSGGPMYYIKNGLGHKRYSKVLASLFAIFGVNVALFGIGTFPQVNAIVDSARIAFDIPEILTAAVLSLLVAFVTLGGIRRIAAVAQFMVPFMAMAYVLGCFVIIGLNLDKLPETFALILSSAFSETAAKGGFLGAGVMLAVRMGIARGIFSNESGLGSAPIAAAAAKVREPARQGLISMTGTFFDTIVVCLMTGTVLIMTDSWTEDLAGAYMTSYAFSTALAEAGSYIVTVGLIFFAFTTILGWNYYGERCTEFLFGVKGILPYKIIYILIVASGAFLTLDVIWVLADIVNGLMAIPNLIALLALRKVIAAETTQYFEKLESRDSEPKKLNSCES; encoded by the coding sequence ATGGAACTGCTGGGTATGAACTTACTTGACACCCTTACGAGAATAGATGAGCTAATCTGGGGACTTCCTCTTCTGGTTTTGCTTGTGGGGACAGGAATTTTCCTGACCTGGCGCCTGGGCCTGATCCAGATTTTCAGGCTGCCTCTTGCTCTCAGGTACGTTCTTAACTCGCGGAAAGCCGAAATTGGAGTACAGGGAGACGTCTCAAGCTTTGCCGCACTCAGCACTGCACTTTCTGCAACAATAGGGACAGGAAACATAGTAGGAGTTGCAACCGCAATAAAAACAGGAGGACCCGGGGCGCTGTTCTGGATGTTTCTTGCGGCTTTTTTCGGGATGTCGACCATGTATTCCGAAGCCCTCCTGGCAGTCAAATACAGAACAGTTGACGCAAACGGGCAGATGTCTGGGGGTCCCATGTATTACATCAAAAACGGGCTGGGACACAAAAGGTACAGCAAGGTTCTTGCCTCCCTCTTTGCCATCTTCGGAGTAAATGTGGCACTCTTCGGGATAGGGACCTTTCCCCAGGTAAACGCTATCGTGGACTCGGCAAGGATTGCTTTTGACATCCCTGAAATCCTGACCGCAGCCGTGTTGAGTCTGCTTGTGGCTTTTGTGACACTCGGCGGGATCAGGAGGATTGCGGCTGTTGCTCAGTTTATGGTACCTTTTATGGCGATGGCTTATGTGCTGGGTTGCTTTGTGATTATCGGGCTGAACCTCGATAAGCTCCCGGAAACGTTTGCTCTGATCCTCAGTTCCGCCTTTTCCGAAACAGCAGCAAAGGGAGGGTTCCTTGGAGCAGGCGTTATGCTTGCAGTCAGGATGGGAATTGCAAGAGGAATATTTTCAAATGAGTCCGGTCTCGGGAGTGCGCCCATTGCAGCTGCAGCCGCAAAGGTTAGAGAACCGGCAAGACAGGGCCTTATTTCCATGACAGGGACTTTCTTCGACACCATTGTTGTCTGCCTGATGACAGGAACCGTACTCATTATGACAGATTCCTGGACTGAGGATCTCGCAGGGGCATACATGACGAGCTACGCCTTCTCAACAGCACTTGCGGAAGCCGGGAGCTATATCGTAACAGTCGGGCTCATATTTTTTGCCTTTACAACAATTCTCGGATGGAATTATTATGGTGAACGCTGTACTGAATTCCTCTTCGGGGTAAAAGGGATCCTTCCCTACAAAATAATCTATATTCTTATCGTCGCCTCAGGCGCCTTTCTGACTCTTGATGTTATCTGGGTTCTTGCAGATATTGTAAATGGACTGATGGCAATTCCAAACCTTATAGCCCTTCTTGCGCTTAGGAAAGTTATTGCAGCAGAGACCACACAATACTTCGAAAAACTTGAGTCGAGGGATTCTGAGCCAAAAAAACTGAATTCTTGTGAATCTTGA
- a CDS encoding calcium/sodium antiporter produces the protein MFVGGLILLVKGADLFVMSSSLIAKRFGVSEFIIGLTLVSIGTSVPELASSLTASFEQASGIVIGNILGSNIANIGLIVSTAALLSNVRTDELMLRRDGYIMLFSAFLFFLFVLDFRISRIEAFTFLLLYFVYLLFLLDKVKKHEEDIYFKDFMNYFFKFEYIFDLKAIIETGVKGRIKEKRLKKTGKKSYEERENGTSEENREESKTGLKTKTENEIETENEIGNEIEIKSEIEVGNEIEIENEIEIENEAESLSESSLLMEFIKLVASGIAIVVGARYFVEQSIFFALLLEVPETLIGISLVAVGTSLPELMVTVSAARSGYASIALGNVIGSNITNILLILGCSGLVHPLTVTEISINYITPFMLFFSLLLLLFIRTGWRIKRFEGLILFLLYSGFMIFILSLG, from the coding sequence ATGTTTGTCGGTGGCCTGATACTGCTTGTAAAGGGAGCAGACCTTTTTGTAATGTCTTCTTCCCTGATTGCGAAAAGGTTTGGAGTCTCAGAGTTTATAATCGGGTTAACTCTGGTATCGATAGGGACATCCGTGCCTGAGCTTGCCTCCTCCCTTACCGCATCCTTCGAACAGGCAAGCGGAATAGTCATAGGTAACATACTCGGATCAAACATAGCAAACATAGGACTTATCGTGAGTACTGCTGCCCTTCTGTCCAATGTGAGGACTGATGAATTAATGCTTAGAAGAGATGGCTATATAATGCTATTCTCCGCCTTTCTTTTTTTTCTGTTTGTTCTGGACTTCAGAATCTCAAGGATTGAAGCCTTTACTTTTCTTCTGCTATACTTTGTTTATCTTCTTTTCCTGCTCGATAAGGTGAAGAAACACGAAGAAGACATATACTTTAAAGATTTTATGAATTACTTTTTCAAGTTTGAGTATATCTTCGATTTGAAAGCAATTATTGAAACAGGTGTCAAAGGGCGAATAAAAGAAAAAAGATTAAAGAAAACTGGAAAAAAAAGCTATGAAGAAAGAGAAAACGGAACTTCGGAAGAAAACCGGGAAGAAAGTAAAACTGGCCTTAAAACTAAAACCGAAAACGAAATTGAGACTGAGAACGAGATAGGAAATGAAATTGAGATCAAAAGCGAGATAGAGGTAGGAAATGAAATTGAGATCGAAAACGAGATAGAGATCGAAAATGAAGCTGAAAGTCTCTCTGAAAGCAGCCTCTTGATGGAGTTTATCAAACTGGTTGCAAGCGGAATTGCCATAGTTGTTGGAGCCAGGTACTTTGTAGAACAGTCAATATTTTTTGCCCTTCTTCTGGAAGTTCCGGAAACTCTAATCGGTATAAGTCTTGTTGCAGTTGGGACTTCCCTTCCCGAACTAATGGTTACTGTTTCTGCAGCCCGCAGCGGCTATGCCAGCATAGCTCTTGGGAATGTTATAGGGTCAAACATTACGAATATCCTTTTGATTCTTGGCTGCTCCGGGCTTGTCCATCCCCTAACAGTGACTGAAATCAGCATCAATTACATAACCCCTTTCATGCTCTTCTTTAGTCTCCTGCTCCTTCTCTTTATCCGGACAGGCTGGCGGATCAAAAGGTTTGAAGGGCTTATTCTTTTCCTTCTCTACTCCGGGTTCATGATTTTTATCCTCAGCCTCGGATAA
- a CDS encoding GNAT family N-acetyltransferase translates to MLRNTAGVFLLTRWKQVEKENVGTVDETTLPEVLRIQAEGFENQRQGDLIKHSKKFREIFYTIKSRDSVIGYCTYYLKPSFSLRGFEKESVIYSVAIDRKFRNKGFGRKLMEESILEMKHNGVQSIFLYVNVNNTPAMKLYKKTGFLIIKEVKNICGQKERCYKMKLKLY, encoded by the coding sequence ATGCTTAGGAATACGGCAGGAGTTTTTCTTTTAACAAGATGGAAGCAAGTAGAGAAAGAAAATGTTGGAACTGTTGACGAGACCACACTTCCGGAAGTCCTTAGAATTCAGGCCGAAGGGTTTGAAAATCAAAGGCAGGGAGATCTTATAAAACATTCAAAGAAGTTCAGAGAAATCTTTTATACAATTAAGAGCCGGGATAGTGTAATAGGCTACTGCACTTACTACCTGAAACCATCTTTTTCGCTTAGGGGATTTGAGAAAGAATCCGTAATTTATTCAGTTGCAATAGATAGAAAATTCAGAAACAAAGGATTTGGCAGAAAGCTCATGGAGGAAAGTATTCTAGAGATGAAGCATAACGGAGTTCAATCCATTTTTTTGTATGTAAATGTAAACAATACTCCTGCTATGAAATTATACAAAAAAACGGGCTTTCTGATAATCAAAGAAGTGAAAAACATATGCGGACAAAAAGAGAGATGCTACAAAATGAAACTGAAACTTTATTGA
- a CDS encoding carboxypeptidase regulatory-like domain-containing protein produces the protein MKKILLSFFLLLFLPYTGGAFEDNCERGVISDYWVTGYYISSYYTDPSGRSDTVLYIGAGGSGDDVSITSINTLNPAYFSFIFLDGACGASNKYNINYLNPTTGATQVQISITDATNKISDNSKVEIIREGSYFNVYSNGVLISSTADPGGVSENVKVSFSFYSASSFTKWMYIDDITDGSMIGTGKIYYESATSIPITWSAKLMRSYETQHEISLYSITNPNNAGKIISWNIPQDDNATTNEYGYFSFSRSGVLGDNHGLYLLEMTRGSIVLTDTYFYYDQLANPQGYPEVLFLASSDVDAEIIDEDVNGGEIAGGGSVYLYPEINENGIYNITYNIKETPFSISVTLTKIYNNTALNGTNIHFTGLSGQNYYVSVDSTPINGTNGADTWDCSLTWDQNTHIISFAPDYTLPGVWGYVKNADTQAAIKSATVTVTNGSLFTEYLYTDSNGMYYLTKGISEGPYNLTAAKTGYTTSNPFLLTTTAGTTTRKDIFLEKTSGSGVYYAPHDVTFTVLEFWYSSIGLPGVSYAVYDDENESIKNGTTGSKGTFTVKEMDQGINYTITLTHNGNTYTEYIEPGLTEYNIVLNKEGIIHQYYNPWLNLSYSETQNNVTVAYNSNKTVSTASFTVIASNGSQVQADTLNTTSGSFLFSFTEGDYIMQFGIEASDGSTAAQAWSISSPPVVTLFPASYPAWLKNMLFVAIIIIFLLAFGKAKNDIACGSVAVLTSLAYYFEWLSCSFNFVVLIWIIAAGAIFLHYKRTGAVG, from the coding sequence ATGAAGAAAATTCTTCTTTCTTTCTTTCTTCTTCTCTTTCTTCCATACACAGGAGGTGCGTTTGAAGATAATTGTGAAAGGGGGGTAATCTCGGATTATTGGGTTACAGGATATTATATCTCATCATACTATACAGATCCATCAGGCAGATCTGATACAGTATTGTATATCGGCGCCGGGGGCTCAGGCGATGATGTATCAATAACATCTATAAATACTCTTAATCCTGCGTACTTCTCATTTATTTTTCTAGACGGAGCTTGCGGTGCATCTAATAAATATAATATAAATTATTTAAATCCTACAACAGGAGCTACACAAGTACAAATCAGTATTACCGATGCTACAAATAAAATTTCAGACAACTCAAAAGTAGAAATAATACGTGAAGGGTCATATTTTAATGTATATTCTAACGGAGTATTAATATCAAGTACTGCAGATCCCGGCGGGGTATCGGAAAACGTGAAAGTATCGTTTTCTTTCTACTCAGCATCATCTTTTACGAAGTGGATGTATATAGATGATATAACTGACGGATCTATGATCGGTACAGGAAAAATATATTATGAATCTGCAACATCAATTCCTATAACATGGTCTGCTAAATTAATGAGGAGTTACGAAACACAACATGAGATCTCACTTTACAGTATTACAAATCCAAATAACGCAGGCAAAATTATATCATGGAATATTCCTCAAGATGATAATGCTACTACAAATGAATACGGTTATTTCTCGTTTTCTCGCTCTGGTGTTCTTGGGGATAATCACGGGCTTTACCTGTTAGAAATGACAAGAGGGAGCATAGTTCTTACAGATACATATTTCTATTACGATCAGCTAGCAAACCCTCAAGGATATCCAGAAGTCCTTTTCCTCGCGTCCTCTGATGTGGACGCAGAAATAATAGATGAAGACGTCAACGGGGGAGAAATAGCAGGCGGCGGTTCTGTCTATCTATACCCTGAAATCAATGAAAACGGAATTTATAACATCACTTACAACATCAAAGAAACCCCTTTCAGCATCTCTGTAACACTAACAAAAATATATAATAACACAGCCCTGAACGGCACTAATATACACTTCACCGGGTTATCAGGTCAAAACTATTACGTTTCAGTAGACAGCACACCGATAAACGGTACTAATGGCGCTGATACCTGGGACTGCTCCCTTACATGGGACCAGAACACACACATTATTTCCTTTGCTCCAGATTATACTTTGCCGGGGGTATGGGGTTATGTCAAAAACGCAGACACGCAGGCAGCAATAAAAAGCGCTACTGTAACAGTAACTAACGGATCACTGTTCACTGAATACCTCTATACTGACAGTAACGGCATGTATTACCTTACAAAAGGGATATCCGAAGGTCCATATAACCTAACAGCAGCCAAAACCGGATATACAACCTCAAATCCCTTCCTGCTCACCACAACAGCAGGGACAACAACCAGAAAAGATATTTTTCTTGAAAAAACGTCTGGATCTGGGGTTTATTACGCTCCTCACGATGTCACTTTCACGGTCCTAGAATTCTGGTATAGCTCTATAGGTCTTCCCGGAGTATCCTATGCAGTCTATGATGATGAAAATGAGTCAATAAAAAACGGCACTACAGGCAGTAAAGGAACATTCACAGTAAAAGAAATGGACCAGGGCATAAACTATACCATAACCCTCACTCATAACGGAAACACTTATACTGAGTACATAGAACCCGGACTAACAGAATACAATATCGTCCTTAATAAGGAAGGCATAATCCACCAGTATTATAATCCATGGCTGAATCTCTCGTACTCAGAAACTCAAAATAACGTAACTGTAGCCTACAATAGTAACAAAACAGTATCAACAGCTTCTTTTACTGTTATAGCTTCTAACGGGTCCCAGGTCCAAGCTGACACTCTAAACACAACTTCAGGCTCTTTCCTTTTCTCCTTCACAGAAGGAGATTACATCATGCAGTTCGGTATAGAAGCCTCTGACGGGTCCACAGCAGCGCAGGCATGGTCTATAAGCTCGCCTCCTGTAGTAACTCTTTTTCCCGCTTCATACCCGGCATGGCTCAAAAACATGCTATTCGTAGCCATAATAATAATTTTCCTCCTGGCATTCGGAAAAGCGAAAAACGATATAGCCTGTGGATCTGTCGCAGTCCTTACGAGCCTGGCATATTATTTTGAGTGGCTATCCTGTAGCTTCAACTTCGTGGTCCTAATCTGGATCATAGCAGCAGGCGCAATATTCCTACATTACAAAAGAACGGGGGCGGTAGGCTGA